One Candidatus Cloacimonadota bacterium genomic window, GCAGGAAGCAGGAGAACCAGTATCAGCAGAAATATGGAAAGAGCATAAGCAGGAACGGTAATAAAATCTAACAATATTTTTGGAAATTTTAGAATAACAAAAAACAAAATGCCTGAAATAAAAATCCAGATCAGCTGTTTTACATAATAATCGTATGTTACATATTTCTCCCCGAATTTCTGGATGGATGCACTATATATCGCGATTTCGCCAAAAATTATTAGCACAATTAACGTGATAAAAAGTTGCCAATCGAATTGCTTCATAGATTCTATAACCAATATTTTCGGTCAAGACTGCGGTATTGGATTGCCTCGCTAATATGCGAAGGTTTGATTTCTTCGCTTTGATCAAGATCTGCGATTGTCCGGGAAACCTTTAGTATTCTGTCATAAGCTCTGGCGGAAAGCCCCAATTTTTCGATAGCTATCTTCAACAAATTTTTGCACTCTTGCCCAATTTGACAAAAGTCGCGAATATGTTTTGAAAACATATCGGAATTAAAAAAGATTTTCGGGGAATCTTGAAAACGTTTTAACTGAGTTTTTTTGGCTAAATTTACTCTTCGCTGAATATCTTCGGATCTTTCACCTTTTGGATTGGAAGATAATTCTTCGTATTTAACAGCCGGAACTTCCACGTGTATATCAATTCTATCAAGTAAAGGACCGGAAATTTTGGAAACATATTTTTGGATCATGGTCGGGGTGCATTGGCATTCATGTCCCTTCACATCGCTTCCATAATACCCGCAAGGGCAAGGATTCATAGAAGCAACCAGCATAAAGTTTGCCGGAAAAGTGAGTGATTGAACTGCTCGGGCAATCGTAACAACTCCATCTTCGAGCGGTTGCCGCATCACTTCGAGAACGGTTTTTTTGAATTCGGGCAGTTCATCCAAAAACAGCACTCCGTTATGAGCCAGACTAACTTCACCGGGTTGAGGATAGCTTCCTCCACCGATTAAAGCTACATCGCTTATCGTATGGTGCGGAGAGCGAAAGGGACGATTTACCACAAGCGAATTTTTCGATTCCAACTTTCCGGTTACAGAATGAATTTTGGTAGTTGTCAGCGATTCTTCCAATGTCATTTTAGGAAGGATTCCCGGGATTCGACGGGCGAGCATTGTTTTACCTGAACCAGGTGGTCCAATCATCAAAATGTTATGTCTTCCCGCCGCTGCAACCTCAAGAGCCCGCTTTACATTGTATTGTCCTTTAACGTCAAACATATTCAAATAATGAGATACTGTATCCGAAAAGATCTCATCCATTTTCAATGAAACCGCTTTAACGTGTTCTTTTCCCTCCAGAAAATTTACACATTGTTTGAGATCTTTAATTGGAAAAACAGAAATACCCTCAACTACAGCCGCCTCTTTCACATTCTCAGTAGGCACAATTATTCCTTCCAAACCATTTTTTTT contains:
- a CDS encoding YifB family Mg chelatase-like AAA ATPase; this translates as MFAKVISFTVLGINAIPIQVEVDSKQQSQPYFSMVGLPTNSVRESKDRVVAAMRNNGFGFPAKAYTVNLAPADVKKEGVGFDLPIAIGILKSLQKIFPRYLNKIGMIGELSLNGELRPIKGILPIVISAKKNGLEGIIVPTENVKEAAVVEGISVFPIKDLKQCVNFLEGKEHVKAVSLKMDEIFSDTVSHYLNMFDVKGQYNVKRALEVAAAGRHNILMIGPPGSGKTMLARRIPGILPKMTLEESLTTTKIHSVTGKLESKNSLVVNRPFRSPHHTISDVALIGGGSYPQPGEVSLAHNGVLFLDELPEFKKTVLEVMRQPLEDGVVTIARAVQSLTFPANFMLVASMNPCPCGYYGSDVKGHECQCTPTMIQKYVSKISGPLLDRIDIHVEVPAVKYEELSSNPKGERSEDIQRRVNLAKKTQLKRFQDSPKIFFNSDMFSKHIRDFCQIGQECKNLLKIAIEKLGLSARAYDRILKVSRTIADLDQSEEIKPSHISEAIQYRSLDRKYWL